The Fibrobacter sp. UWR4 sequence AAAAACGCCAGTTCCGATTTGCAAGAAGCGCATAAACGCAAAGCCTTCTGCAAAGAAAATACGGTCCGCCTCAACATGCTTATTCTTGACGACTACTTCGTTGTAAGCCAGCAGGAAAATGGCAAACTCTATCCCGACACCATCGTAACGAAAATCTATTCCGCAGACGCCATCCGCGAACTTCCCCAGTGGGTCCGAGTTTACGGCGTAAAGCAAGCCTCTCCCGATTCGATTCTTAGCATTCTGAAAGGTATGTACCAGCAAAACAAAGGCAAATCGGATCGGGAAGAACTTCTTATCTCCTACCCGCTTCAGGACAAAAGCATCTACGAATACAAAAATTTTATCAGCGCCATTAAGAAAATCGGTTACACCAAAATTCGCCTTGTAGGATTCAACAATGAATTTGATGCAGAAGTCTATAAAAAGCTTCAACTTCAAAAGTATAGCGAAAAGCAAATTGAATCCTGGGAAAGTTCAAGAAATGAATGCAACAAAGATTGGCTGAGGATTGTCGAAAACAAACTCATGTATGGAAAGCGATTAAACTATCAAACCATTAGCGATCCCATCATAGAACCAGGTCATAGATCATTTGCAGGAGTCAAAGACATTCTTGTCAAACAGCAAAGAAAGCTCGTCGCAATTCAAAAGAAATTCAAGAATAAACTATCCCAACTTAAGGATGTGAAAACTCCAGAACATCCCGATGCAGATGCGCAAATAAAAGTCACCCTTAAATTTATCATCGCTCCCGAAGGAAACATTTCCAAGATGGAGATTATTTCTTCAAATTCCCAGAACGAAGAATTTGACCAGTGTGTTTTCGACGAAGTTTCTAAATGGATTTTTGAAAAAGCGGAGCACCCCACAACATTGACTGTTCCCTTCAAATTTGACAAGGACTAAAGAGGGCTTAAGCAATGAGCAAAGTTTTAATTCTCGTAGGTAGTCCTCGCGTTCACGGCAACACGGAACTTCTGGCAAATGCTTTTGCGGAAGGAGTCCATCAGCAGCTTGATGAAGCAGGCAGGCCCCGTCACGAAGTGGAAATTCTAAATGTGGCGCGTATGAATATCGCCCACTGCACCGGTTGCAACACCTGCTTTACCCGTGAAGGCAACGCCTGCGCTCGCCGCGACGACATGGACAAAGTATATGCAGCCCTTGCCCAGGCAGAAGTTCTTGTGATTGCCTCGCCGGTTTATTTCTACGGAATCAGTTCCCAGATGGCAGCCTGTATCGACCGCCTGCACACGCCTCTGCGAAACACATTCCACATCCACAAGGCCTGCCTGCTGTTGTGCGGAGCGGCGGGACTTCCCAACATTTTTGACGCCATCACCACCCAGTACGAAATGGCCCTGAAATTTTTTAATATTCAGGACTGCGGTCGCGTCCTGGTGCGAAACGTCAAGGACAAGGGAGACATTCTGAATACAGATGCACTTGAGTCCGCAAGAAAACTAGGCGCAAGTATTTAAATATGAAGTTCACGAATTACATCTTTGACTTAGGCGGTGTCATTCTAGACATCAACATGCAGAATGCGCTGGATGGTTTTAAAAATCTTGGAGTTCCCGAAGAGGAACTGCGGTTCGACGAAGGTCCCACAGCAAAGATAATGCAGGAATACCAGCTGGGGCGCCTGACCACCGAGGATTTCTGCGACGCCATTATTGCAAGAAGCATTGCCTCGACGAAACCAACCCGCCAGCAGATTGTCGACTCCTGGAATTCCATTTGTCTGAACATACCCCAGCGAAAGATTGATGCCCTACGTGTTTTAAAAACACAAGCTAATGTATTCCTGCTGAGTAATACCAACGAACTTCACTGGAAATATTGTCTGGATCATTGGTTTAATGTTGGCAAGGGAGTCTACGGTCCCAATAACTTGAACGACTGTTTCCATCACGTTTTCCTCAGTCAGGAAATGCACCTGGAAAAGCCCGATCCGGAAATTTTCATTCGTACATTCCAGAAAATATTTACCTTAACGACCAGCGACCTTCCTAATGCGGAAAACACCGTTTTTCTAGACGACAACAAGGCGAATATTTACGCAGCAGCATCCTGCGGTATCAGCACAATCCACGTCACCCCCGAGTACAACTGGGTCACAAATTTAATCTAGACATTCCCGATTTATTTTTACCACCGGACAACTGGGGTGAAGGCAACAATATCACCAATCAAAGCACGAGTTGCATAATCCCAGTCGCTACCAGTTACCTCAATCGATCTCAGGGAGGCCTTACCTTCCTTTACACCATAAGCAAGAATCTTCCCGGTCTTTGCATCATAGAATGCATACCTGGCTTTAGCCTTAAAGAAATTATATGCAGAGACACCACTATACGGAGTAGTCTGCATAGCCATAGAAGCCTGATTGCCCTGAACAGTCATGTATTCCTCTGATTCACAACCAAACCAGATATTACTCAGCACAAGATAAACATCGGCTCCATTCATACTTGCATAAGCGGGAGCTTCAAAATCCTTTTCCCCCAGCTTTACAATCTGAACGGACAAAGCGCTTGCATCCACAAGTTCTATGGATGTCTTGACTTTTTTTCTAGACTCCTCATCCATCTTTTCGGTTACAACATTTTCAAACCACTTGCCGAGATTATCCTTATATTCAGGCAAGCCATCCGTCAATTGTTGTGGATTACTGATTGTTGGATTCACATACACAACCTTCACACTTGTAGGTTGTTCAGTCCAGGAAGAATCCTTGAAATAAGTGGGAGCAGCACAGCCCCAGAGCAATAAAGAAATTGCAATTACAGAAATAATTGACTTAAGCATTCTAACCTCCCAAATGTAATGCGATTCCAAATCTAACAATAAAAGACTAAATTTGCCTTGTGAAATTCGAGAAAGACTCTCTCTACATCTGGGTAGGCGGCAGTTGCGACTACGGCCATAAGGAGCGTGCCGGCGGTGGAGCCTACATCGCTCAGCAATACGATACCGAATCAAAAAATAGTGACGACGGTAAAATCGTGGACACCTTTACCTGTGCAGAATTCAACACTACAGAATTCAAGATGATCTTTACCGCCATGGATCATGCGGTCCAGAAATTCTCAAATCAAAGAATCGTCTTTCTGTCCAACGTCCAGTACATTATGAACTATGAAAAACGAGACCTTGTGGACTTGAAGGTTCTCCCCTACCACAGGTTCGAACAACAAAAAGAAGTTCACGACATGGCAAGCAACGCCATGCGGGAACTGCGCAACAAAAAGCAACAACAATAATTTCAAAAAAAATCCCGCGGCAGCGATTACTGCAGCGGGATTTTTCATAAAGCGGAGCCTCTCACATCCCTACGTTTGGGAAAGGAGGATCTTAAGGGGGGCGGAGCCTCCCTTTGTCTCATTACTCAGAACGGTAGTTCGGAGCTTCCTTGGTGATGGTCACATCGTGAGGATGAGATTCGCGGAGACCTGCACCAGTGATGCGGACGAAGGTAGCCTTGTCGTAGAGTTCCTTCAGGTTTGCAGCACCTGCGTAACCCATGGCAGAGTGGATACCACCGATGATCTGGTAAATGGTGTCGCGGAGCGGTCCCTTGTAAGGAACGCGGCCTTCGATGCCTTCCGGAACGAACTTGCGGGGTTCCTTGATGCCACCCTGGAAGTAACGATCTGCAGAACCTGCAGCCATGGCGCCCAGAGAGCCCATACCGCGATAGCTCTTGAAGGTACGGCCATCAGCCAGGATGACTTCGCCCGGAGCTTCTTCGGTACCAGCGAACATGGAACCGATCATCACAGCGTGACCGCCAGCAGCCAAAGCCTTGACGATGTCGCCAGAGAACTTGAGACCACCGTCAGCGATAATCTTGACGCCAGCCTTGCGAGCAGCCTTGCCGCATTCAACAACTGCGGAGAACTGCGGATAGCCAACACCAGCAACGATACGAGTGGTGCAGATAGAGCCAGGACCAATACCTACCTTGACGATGTTAGCACCGCACTTGGCGAGCTCAGTAACAGCTTCCGGAGTGCAAACGTTACCACCGCAGATGGTGAGCTTCGGATACTTCTTACGAACAGTCTTCACCATGTTGCGAACACCGATGTGGTGACCGTGAGCGGTGTCGATGACCAACAGGTCAACGCCTGCCTCAACGAGGGCAGCGACGCGTTCCAAGGTATTGGCAGAGGTACCAACAGCAGCACCCACCAGCAACTGGCCATTCTTGTCCAGGCTTGCGGAGGGATTGTTTTCGCGCTTCAAAATGTCGGTCATGGTAACGAGGCCCTTCAGGTTGCCAGCATTGTCCACGAGAGGAAGCTTTTCAATACGATTTTCAGCCAGGATTTCCTTAGCCTTGGCAAGACTGATCTTGGGAGAAGCGGTGACCGGGTTCTTGGTCATCACCTTTTCAATCTTCACATTGAAGTCAGAGATGGTGCGGAGGTCGCGGCTAGTGAGCATGCCCACCAGCTTGCCATTCTTAAGAATGGGGAATCCGCTAATCTTGTGCATAGCACGCATTTCAAATGCAGCGGAAACCGGCTGGTCTGCTTCCAGGGTAACCGGATTGCTAACGATACCGGACTGCCAGCGCTTGACCTTGCGAACTTCTTCAGCCTGTTCTTCGACGGACATATTCTTGTGGATAATGCCGAGACCGCCCTGAAGTGCAATGGAGATAGCGAGAGGAGCTGTGGTAACGGTATCCATAGCAGCGCTGATCACCGGAATGTTGAGCTTAATGTTCGGGGCAAGCTGAGTGCTCACGTCTGTCTGAGACGGCAAAACGGAGGATGCTGCGGGAACGAGTAGAACGTCGTCAAACGTTAAAGCTTCAGGCAAAATTTTCATAAATGAACCTCATTCTATTTTGCAAAGGAAATATAGAAAATTTATTTTCCGTTGTATCGTTCCATGCATTTTTCCATACCGAACTTAAAGTAGCATTCCACCAGGGGTTTTACCTTTTCAAGAGCTTCGTCAAAAGCAGGGCGGTCTTCTGGAGGGAACTTAGCCAACACCCAGTTGGAAAGGTCAAACTTGGGCGGGCACTTGCCCACCCCGAAACGAATTCTCGGGAACTTGTCGCCAATCTTTTCGATAATGTTACGGAGACCGTTCTGACCGCCATGGCTACCATTGGCTCGACAACGGATACGGCCCACGTCAAGATTAATATCATCGCTAAAAACAAGAATTTGTTCGGGCTTGATCTTGTACCAGGTCATGAGAGCCTGGACTGATTCACCAGACAAATTCATATAGGTCTGTGGTTTGGCAAGCAGACATTCCTGACCACCAATGACGACTTTCTGGGTCAAGGCCTTGTGTTCTGATTTCCAGTCATCGGAATTAGCCAGTTTTTCTACAGCCATGAAACCAGCATTATGATGCGTATTGGAATACTGTGTTCCGGGATTACCAAGACCGACAATCAAATACATATAAACCTTCTTTTAAAAATCCTTATAATCATTGCCACAGGACGTCCGGCCAATCGGACCCTTCCTGTCCCAAAAGTTTCAGAGGTTTCATTTTTTCGTCCACCACCAGCGTCTTAGGAAGTGCAATTTCACCAGACTTTTCCACAAGTCCAAATCCTTCTGTCATTACCTTGAACGGATCGATAACCAACTTAAACGTTCCTGCGTCAATGCTATTTATCCAGGAGCGAATTTTTCTCTCTTCAAGTTCACGGACTCCGACATTCACTAGGATTACGTTAACGTTATGCTCCTTCAGTTTCGCCTTGGATTGGGCAAGTCGTTTAATCCCGATCTTACAGGGATTACACCAAGTAGCAAAAAACACAAGGGCCGTTCGTTCCGCCTTCGCCGCCTCCCTGGCAAGGAAAACCTTGGTAAAGGGAGAACTCATATCGTTGATCTCACGGACTGCAAACCACGGTAATGAATCCGCAATGGCACTAGGCAGTTTCAGTTCAACAGAGGGAACATCCTCCGCTCCAAAGGAAAATGCGGCAAAAGCCAGGGTCAAAATACAAAACAGTTTTCTCATTTAACGTCCCACTGGTCAAGGACCTTTGCCCACAAAACAAACCATTCACCATCAGCAATGTTCTGAACAAGACGACCAACAGCCTCATCCTTACCATACTTACCGGTCCCCTTAACCATCGTTTTCTGGACAAAATAACCCTCACCAGAGCAGGAAGTTCCAGTCAGAGTAAGCATTGTAGAACAAGTTGTTCCGAAACTTCCATCCTTGCAATCAGGTTCAGTCGTATTTACAGAAAGAAGAACTCCTCCCTGACATACACCGGCAACCACATGATACTTCTGGGAAATACGGGCAAACACCGACACAGCCTTTTCATCCTGACTGGAGGCATTGTAATAGAAGGCATAGCGGGACTTGAACTGACGATACCTTTCCATCAAGGAGGCGTAAGCTTCTTCCCCACGATTTTCATGAGGATAGCTAAAACTTTCCAGGACATTCTTATTTCCCTGCAGGCGGGTATACACATCCTGAGTGTTCTTAAACGCCTCCATCTTTTTCAAGGGATGTTCCGTTCCATCATATTCAGCAACCTTTAAAAGGACAGAATCCTGAAGCAAATTGAATCTCTGGACGAAAGGGCTCATAGCATCTTCTATGGACATACAAGTCACTACGCCAACCTCGCCTTCGCTTTCCTGAAATCCAACCACCCGAGCATCCTGGGCATTCTCTAATCGGGAAAACACCTTGGAATCAATTACGTAACTGGAGCTGACAGACTCCGTTCCATTTCCGTCTTCCGTTTGAACACGCTTTAGATTGGAACTGGACTCCACTGTAGACTGAATGCGATTTGCAATCTGTCTCTGTGCGGACAGCAAGGCCTCGTCACGAGAAGGTCCAAAACCTTCCCCGCGAATGTATCCCCGATCATCGGGACAGACGAAACTATTTAAGGAAATTTTCTTTACAGGCGATTGAGCAACTGCAGGTTCGACATCCGAATTACTCCCTGCGCAAGCGGAGAGCATGACCATCGTAGATAGCAGAAAGAATTCCTTAACAAAATTCATGTATCAAAAACCTTTTTTACAGAGCATCTGAAACAAAAATAGAACTTTTAAACGAAAGCATATATTTTTTTGGTTCAAAATCACAGCACTTGTAAAATTCTTCAAGTAACAAGCGCTTGTATTAAAAACAAAAATCCTGCGAGTTCATCGCAGAATTTTTGCATAAGGAAGTTTCGTCACAGGATCCTTCGAAGCCATTCGGCTTCTCAGGATGACGTCCAACTTACTTGGCAGCGGCAGTCAGCAGTTTTGTAATGGCGCTGACGTATTCTGCCGGGTTGGGCAGCGGACTACCTTCGGCAAGCAGAGCCTGACCGTAGAGAGCCTTGGGCCAATCACCCAGATCTTCCTTGGCTTCAGCCTTAGCCTTCAGCATTTCGCAGATGGGGTGCGTGGGGTTGATTTCCAGGATACGCTTGGACTTGGGCACGTTGGCCTGGCCCATGGCCTTCATCATGCGTTCCATCTGGGCGCTCATGGCATCGTCGCTGGTGACGAGGCAGCAGGGGCTGTCCTTCAGACGGCTAGACACGCGGACTTCCTTGATGTCTTCGTCCAGAACCTTCTGGAGGTTTTCGCAAAGACCCTTGAAGAGACCCTTGTTTTCTTCTTCAGCCTTCTTTTCTTCGACCGTCTTTTCGAAGTCAACGTCACCGCGGGAGATGTCGTGGAACTTCTTGTCGCCGAATTCGGTGAGAGAAGACATCATGAATTCGTCGATGCCGTCGCTCATGAGAAGCACCTCGTAGCCCTTGGCCTTGAAGGCTTCCAACATGGGGTTGGACTTCACGGCGTTCTTGTCGCCAATGAGGTAGTAGATTTCCTTCTGGCCTTCGGGCATGCGGTCCACGTATTCCTGGAGGCTAACAAGCTTGCCTTCTTCAGTCTTGGTGCTTTCGAAGCGGATCAGCTTCTTCAATTCATCAAGATGTTCCCAGTTCATGTAGAAACCTTCCTTGAGAACCATGCCCAGTTCCTTCCACCAGGCATTGTACTTGTCCACGTCCTTGGACATGTTCTGCAAGGCTTCCAAAGTCTTCTTGATGACATGCTTACGGATGTTGGTCACGATCTTGTTGGACTGCAGAATTTCGCGGCTTACGTTCAGCGGCAAGTCTTCAGATTCCACCACACCGCGGACAAAGCGGAGCCAAGGCGGAAGCAGGTCCTTGCAGTCGTCCATGATGAAGGTCTTCTTCACATAGAGCTTCAGGCCGTGCAATGCGTCGTTCTGCCAAATGTTGTAGGGTGCCTTGGAAGGAATGTACACCAGATTCCAGAATTCCAGGGAACCTTCGGCGTGGCTGTGGCTCCAGCAAGCAGGTTCGCCACCGTCGTGGCAAATGACGTTGTAGAATTCCTTGTATTCTTCTTCCTTCACGTCCTTTTCGGACTGGCGCCAGAGAGCGGTCTTGTCGTTCAGTTTTTCTTCGTCCTTGACTTCCAATTCGCCCTTGTCGTTCTTGGTGGGCTCCGGATGGAAGTAAATACCGTAGTTTACGAAACCGCTGTACTTCTTGATGATATCCTTGATGCGCCATTCGCTGGTGAAGTCTTCGGCATCTTCGTCGTCCTTCAGGTACAGGGTAATCTTGGTACCCACTTCGTTGCGGGGGCATTCGGAAATTTCGAATTCGCCGGTGCCTTCGGAAGCCCACAGGTAGCCCTGGGTTTCGCCAGCCTTGAGGGTCAGGACTTCAACCTTCTTTGCCACCATGAAGATGGAGTAGAAACCCACACCGAACTGACCGATAAGATCGACACTAGCCTTGTCAGCATCCTTCAGGTTCTTGATGAAATTCTTGGTGCCGGAACGGGCGATGGTACCCAGGCAGTTGATCAAGTCTTCCTTGTTCATGCCGATACCGTTATCGGTAATGGTCAGCTTCTTCTGATCCTTGTTCACATCGATGTCGATGCGGAGCTGGGTGCCCTGGGGCAGCAAATCTGCGTTAGAGAGAGAAAGGAAACGACGCTTGTCCAATGCGTCAGCAGCATTGGAAACCAATTCGCGGAGGAAGATTTCCTTGTTGCTATAAAGAGAGTTGATCATGAGGTTCAGCATGTCGCGAACTTCGGTCTGGAACTCCATTTTTTCTGTTGCCATTTTTTATCTCCTGTTAGGTCGCGCTTCGCGCTTTCAGCACGCTTCGCTTTGAGGTATGAGGTCGTTCCCCCTACGGGGTCACTTTGAGGAGTGAGGCAAGAGGAACGCCTTTCTGTTCATTTTTATACAATTTCGCGGTCGTTAACGTTTCACTTTGAAACAAACAACAGCCTTTCTTTTGTTTTCGTTGGTATAAATGCAAGAACCGTGCCAATTAGGGGTAAAATTAAAGAAGAAGGTCATTTGCAAATTGCTAATGATAAATGCACCGCCCCTCCTTTTTCAGGCTTCGATTCCGAAATATATTTCACATAGGAAGGAAGACAAATCTTTACAGGGGCAAAGGGAACGTTTGGGTGCGATGTAGAGAATACTCCTGTTTGCAAGTTCCCATATCTGTAAAGAAGTCGGGTCCGGAGTGTACCCGGCTACATTGGGTGGCTAATTTTGCCCTTTAGCCACCCAATTTCTTTTTAAAGAGATATATTATCCGAGAGTCTATTTGGTGAAACTATGAATTCGATATTTGAATTTTCGGACTACCGTGATTACCTGAAGCTCTATTACGAGGAAAAGAAAAAAGAACATCCTTTTTTCTCTTATCAGATGTTCGGCAAGAAACTGGATATCTCGCCAAGTTCCCTTTTTTGCGTTCTAGAAAAGAAATTGCACCTTCCCGTAAGGTGCGCCCCTGCGGCCAAAAAATGCCTAGGCCTTACAGGACGGGCATCCCAGTATTTCGACCTACTGCTGGCAGCCTCCCGAACCAAAAGAATAAAGGAAAAAGAGCGGCTCATGGCCGAAGCCTTCCAGCTTAAGGACATCCAGCGTCGAACTCTGGAAAACGACGAACTTTCCTATTTAAGGCAATGGTGGACAGTAGTCATCCGTTCCTTCCTGCAAATCAACCAGGGAAAAGTGGACGCCGAAAACATCGCCAAACACCTCCGGCCCCAAGTATCCACTGATCAAGTAAAGGACAGCCTCACCTTACTTAAGAACCTCGGTTTCATCCGCAAGGCTGCCCACGGCCGCGTCAAGCTGGCAGACGCTCACTTGACCGTTAGTGCAGGAACCGAAAAAACAAAGGCCATTCGCGAATTCCAGGCGCAAGTGATGAGTCTAGCGAAGGCATCCCTTGAAGAAGTTCCACCCAAGGAAAGAGATATTTCTACATTGACCATGGCCATCGATGAAGATTGCATCGAGGACATCAAAGGCATGCTTCAAGAATTTCGCAGACAGATCCAAATACGTATTGACGAATGTCCCACGCCCACCCGCGTGGTTCAGTTGAACATGGCTATGTTCCCTGTCACCCAGGAATTTAAGGGGGAAGACTAATGAAACATCTCTATGCATTATGCCTTTTCCTGTCCGTTGCATTCTGGGGGTGTTCCAACCAAGACACCGCCGGAGGAAACTCCACGGAAACAGAGAATGCCATTGCCTTCCTGGTGAAAGATGTCAAGGGTATCTCCTTAGGCCAGGTCGCCTATAAGGTTCTACCTAGCGAATTTAGGGCAGACACCCTACAGAGACTTTCTGCAAAGGATTATCTGTATTCCGGCGAAAGCGACTCCATGGGCAATATCTTCCTTGAAAACCACCAAGCCGGAGATTTCATCATCGAGATCCAGAAGGATTCTCTACTAAGCGCATTTGCCTATGACATCCAGAATTCTGAAGAACGTCTCGAAAGTGATATCGCTAACGAAATCATCCTGCAAAAACCAGGCCGCGTAACAGGTCACGTAACCTTGCCTAAGGACGTTTCCCATGCCTGGGTGTTCATTGAAGGTACAGACCGAGTTGTCAAAACAGATTCCACGGGACGTTTCTTTATGGAAAATGTTCCCTCCGGAGAAAACCTGGAATTCCAGGCACTCACCTCAGGAACAATGCAACATCTGGGAAGTCTCGCTTCTCGGGTAAGACCTGGCGATACAACCATCGTGAACGTAACAACCATCGATTCCCAAACCGTGATGGAACTGAAGTTGAAAGACTACATTTCCTTCTGGATGCGTCCCCTACAAAGTCCAATGGTATTGACCCTCCGACTGGATTCCAGCGATCTGGATTTCGCACAAGTCAAGAACAACGGCAGGA is a genomic window containing:
- a CDS encoding redoxin domain-containing protein, whose protein sequence is MRKLFCILTLAFAAFSFGAEDVPSVELKLPSAIADSLPWFAVREINDMSSPFTKVFLAREAAKAERTALVFFATWCNPCKIGIKRLAQSKAKLKEHNVNVILVNVGVRELEERKIRSWINSIDAGTFKLVIDPFKVMTEGFGLVEKSGEIALPKTLVVDEKMKPLKLLGQEGSDWPDVLWQ
- a CDS encoding energy transducer TonB, coding for MYQQNKGKSDREELLISYPLQDKSIYEYKNFISAIKKIGYTKIRLVGFNNEFDAEVYKKLQLQKYSEKQIESWESSRNECNKDWLRIVENKLMYGKRLNYQTISDPIIEPGHRSFAGVKDILVKQQRKLVAIQKKFKNKLSQLKDVKTPEHPDADAQIKVTLKFIIAPEGNISKMEIISSNSQNEEFDQCVFDEVSKWIFEKAEHPTTLTVPFKFDKD
- a CDS encoding HAD-IA family hydrolase; the protein is MKFTNYIFDLGGVILDINMQNALDGFKNLGVPEEELRFDEGPTAKIMQEYQLGRLTTEDFCDAIIARSIASTKPTRQQIVDSWNSICLNIPQRKIDALRVLKTQANVFLLSNTNELHWKYCLDHWFNVGKGVYGPNNLNDCFHHVFLSQEMHLEKPDPEIFIRTFQKIFTLTTSDLPNAENTVFLDDNKANIYAAASCGISTIHVTPEYNWVTNLI
- the htpG gene encoding molecular chaperone HtpG, whose protein sequence is MATEKMEFQTEVRDMLNLMINSLYSNKEIFLRELVSNAADALDKRRFLSLSNADLLPQGTQLRIDIDVNKDQKKLTITDNGIGMNKEDLINCLGTIARSGTKNFIKNLKDADKASVDLIGQFGVGFYSIFMVAKKVEVLTLKAGETQGYLWASEGTGEFEISECPRNEVGTKITLYLKDDEDAEDFTSEWRIKDIIKKYSGFVNYGIYFHPEPTKNDKGELEVKDEEKLNDKTALWRQSEKDVKEEEYKEFYNVICHDGGEPACWSHSHAEGSLEFWNLVYIPSKAPYNIWQNDALHGLKLYVKKTFIMDDCKDLLPPWLRFVRGVVESEDLPLNVSREILQSNKIVTNIRKHVIKKTLEALQNMSKDVDKYNAWWKELGMVLKEGFYMNWEHLDELKKLIRFESTKTEEGKLVSLQEYVDRMPEGQKEIYYLIGDKNAVKSNPMLEAFKAKGYEVLLMSDGIDEFMMSSLTEFGDKKFHDISRGDVDFEKTVEEKKAEEENKGLFKGLCENLQKVLDEDIKEVRVSSRLKDSPCCLVTSDDAMSAQMERMMKAMGQANVPKSKRILEINPTHPICEMLKAKAEAKEDLGDWPKALYGQALLAEGSPLPNPAEYVSAITKLLTAAAK
- a CDS encoding LPP20 family lipoprotein — translated: MNFVKEFFLLSTMVMLSACAGSNSDVEPAVAQSPVKKISLNSFVCPDDRGYIRGEGFGPSRDEALLSAQRQIANRIQSTVESSSNLKRVQTEDGNGTESVSSSYVIDSKVFSRLENAQDARVVGFQESEGEVGVVTCMSIEDAMSPFVQRFNLLQDSVLLKVAEYDGTEHPLKKMEAFKNTQDVYTRLQGNKNVLESFSYPHENRGEEAYASLMERYRQFKSRYAFYYNASSQDEKAVSVFARISQKYHVVAGVCQGGVLLSVNTTEPDCKDGSFGTTCSTMLTLTGTSCSGEGYFVQKTMVKGTGKYGKDEAVGRLVQNIADGEWFVLWAKVLDQWDVK
- a CDS encoding flavodoxin family protein; protein product: MSKVLILVGSPRVHGNTELLANAFAEGVHQQLDEAGRPRHEVEILNVARMNIAHCTGCNTCFTREGNACARRDDMDKVYAALAQAEVLVIASPVYFYGISSQMAACIDRLHTPLRNTFHIHKACLLLCGAAGLPNIFDAITTQYEMALKFFNIQDCGRVLVRNVKDKGDILNTDALESARKLGASI
- the pth gene encoding aminoacyl-tRNA hydrolase; this translates as MYLIVGLGNPGTQYSNTHHNAGFMAVEKLANSDDWKSEHKALTQKVVIGGQECLLAKPQTYMNLSGESVQALMTWYKIKPEQILVFSDDINLDVGRIRCRANGSHGGQNGLRNIIEKIGDKFPRIRFGVGKCPPKFDLSNWVLAKFPPEDRPAFDEALEKVKPLVECYFKFGMEKCMERYNGK
- the guaB gene encoding IMP dehydrogenase, with translation MKILPEALTFDDVLLVPAASSVLPSQTDVSTQLAPNIKLNIPVISAAMDTVTTAPLAISIALQGGLGIIHKNMSVEEQAEEVRKVKRWQSGIVSNPVTLEADQPVSAAFEMRAMHKISGFPILKNGKLVGMLTSRDLRTISDFNVKIEKVMTKNPVTASPKISLAKAKEILAENRIEKLPLVDNAGNLKGLVTMTDILKRENNPSASLDKNGQLLVGAAVGTSANTLERVAALVEAGVDLLVIDTAHGHHIGVRNMVKTVRKKYPKLTICGGNVCTPEAVTELAKCGANIVKVGIGPGSICTTRIVAGVGYPQFSAVVECGKAARKAGVKIIADGGLKFSGDIVKALAAGGHAVMIGSMFAGTEEAPGEVILADGRTFKSYRGMGSLGAMAAGSADRYFQGGIKEPRKFVPEGIEGRVPYKGPLRDTIYQIIGGIHSAMGYAGAANLKELYDKATFVRITGAGLRESHPHDVTITKEAPNYRSE
- a CDS encoding TIGR02147 family protein, giving the protein MNSIFEFSDYRDYLKLYYEEKKKEHPFFSYQMFGKKLDISPSSLFCVLEKKLHLPVRCAPAAKKCLGLTGRASQYFDLLLAASRTKRIKEKERLMAEAFQLKDIQRRTLENDELSYLRQWWTVVIRSFLQINQGKVDAENIAKHLRPQVSTDQVKDSLTLLKNLGFIRKAAHGRVKLADAHLTVSAGTEKTKAIREFQAQVMSLAKASLEEVPPKERDISTLTMAIDEDCIEDIKGMLQEFRRQIQIRIDECPTPTRVVQLNMAMFPVTQEFKGED